In the genome of Pelodiscus sinensis isolate JC-2024 chromosome 3, ASM4963464v1, whole genome shotgun sequence, one region contains:
- the TBP gene encoding TATA-box-binding protein: MDQNNSLPPYAQGLASPQGAMTPGIPIFSPMMPYGTGLTPQPVQSSNSLSILEEQQRQQQAAQQSTSQQATQGTSSQTPQLFHSQTLTTAPLPGTTPLYPSPMTPMTPITPATPASESSGIVPQLQNIVSTVNLGCKLDLKTIALRARNAEYNPKRFAAVIMRIREPRTTALIFSSGKMVCTGAKSEEQSRLAARKYARVVQKLGFPAKFLDFKIQNMVGSCDVKFPIRLEGLVLTHQQFSSYEPELFPGLIYRMIKPRIVLLIFVSGKVVLTGAKVRAEIYEAFENIYPILKGFKKTT, from the exons ATGGATCAGAACAACAGTTTACCACCCTATGCCCAGGGGTTAGCCTCCCCTCag GGTGCCATGACTCCTGGAATTCCAATTTTTAGCCCAATGATGCCCTATGGCACTGGACTGACACCACAGCCTGTCCAAAGCAGCAACAGCCTGTCTATTCTGGAGgaacagcagaggcagcagcaagcagcACAACAGTCCACATCACAGCAAGCAACACAGGGAACATCCAGTCAAACGCCACAGCTCTTCCATTCACAGACTCTTACTACAGCTCCTTTACCAGGAACCACGCCACTCTATCCCTCTCCAATGACTCCTATGACCCCAATAACTCCTGCAACGCCTGCATCTGAGAGCTCTGGGATTGTGCCACAGTTGCA GAATATTGTGTCCACTGTGAATCTTGGTTGCAAACTTGACCTAAAAACTATTGCACTTCGAGCCCGAAATGCTGAATACAATCCCAAG CGTTTTGCTGCTGTCATCATGAGAATAAGAGAACCACGTACAACTGCACTTATATTCAGCTCTGGAAAAATGGTGTGCACGGGGGCTAAAAG CGAGGAGCAATCCAGATTGGCAGCAAGGAAATATGCCAGAGTTGTTCAAAAATTGGGCTTTCCAGCAAAATTCTTGGATTTTAAGATTCAGAACATGGTGGGAAGCTGTGATGTGAAATTTCCTATCAGATTAGAGGGATTGGTACTTACACATCAACAGTTTAGCAG tTATGAGCCAGAGTTATTTCCTGGCTTAATCTACCGAATGATCAAGCCAAGAATTGTCCTGCTTATTTTTGTGTCTGGAAAGGTGGTTTTAACTG GTGCTAAAGTCAGAGCGGAAATTTATGAAGCATTTGAAAACATATATCCTATTTTAAAGGGATTCAAAAAAACAACGTAA